GACCGTCGAGGATTGTGCCGACATCAGCCGTTCCGTTTCGGCCCTGCTGGACGTGGAAGACCCGATCCGCGAGGCTTACACGCTGGAAGTCAGCTCGCCCGGCATCGACCGGCCGCTGACCCGGCTCAAGGATTTCGAGCGCTTCGCCGGCTTCGAAGCCCGGCTGGAAAGCCGCATGGCCATCGACGGCCGCAAGCGCTTCAAAGGCATGCTGAAGGGCGTCGAGGACGGCCTCGTGTGCATCGACACCGAACAGGGAGCCGCCCGGCTGGAGTTCGACAATATCCTGCGCGCCAAGCTGGTGCTGACGGACGAGCTGATCCGCGCCAGCCAGGAGCAGCAGGAGGGCCTGCAGAACTGACGGACCCGTCCATCAGGACGCGCCATCGGACTGCTTGGCCTGGATTGCCTGCCCCCACCCCGCCGACCCGACCGGACATCACGCAAGACCGGCATCACACAAGACCGACTCAGGAAGTGTAACGGATGGAACTGCTGCAAGTCGCTGACGCGGTCGCCCGCGAAAAGAACATCGACCGGGACGAAGTCCTGGAGGCGATGGAGCAGGCGATTCAGAAGGCCGGCCGCTCCAAGTACGGCCACGAGCACGACATCCGCGCCCGCATCGATCGCAAGACCGGCGACATCCATCTGACCCGTCACCTGGAGGTGGTCGAGGCGGTGGAGAACGAGGCGACGCAGGTCACCCTGCCCTACGCCCAGCGCCGCAAGCCCGGCGCCAAGATCGGCGACTTCCTGGTGGACCCGCTGCCGCCGATCGATTTCGGCCGCATCGCCGCCCAGACCGCCAAGCAGGTGATCGTGCAGAAGGTGCGCGACGCCGAGCGCAAGCGCCAGTTCAACGAGTACAAGGACCGCAACGGCGAGATCGTCAACGGTCTGGTCAAGCGCGTCGAATACGGCAACGTCACCGTCGACCTGGGCCGCGCCGAAGCGATCCTGCGCCGCGACGAACTGTTGCCGCGCGAGCATTTCAAGAACGGCGACCGCGTCCGCGCCTATATCTTCGACGTCCGCGAGGAACCGCGCGGCCCGCAGATCTTCCTGTCGCGCACGCATCCCATGTTCATGGCGAAGCTGTTCGCCCAGGAAGTGCCGGAGATCTACGACGGCATCATCGAGATCCGGGCGGTCGCCCGTGATCCGGGGTCGCGCGCCAAGATCGCCGTGCACAGCAACGACAGCTCCATCGACCCGGTCGGCGCCTGCGTCGGCATGCGCGGCAGCCGCGTCCAGGCGGTCGTCGGCGAGTTGCAGGGCGAGAAGATCGACATCATCCCGTGGTCGGGCGAGGCGGCGACCTTCGTCGTCAACGCGCTCGCCCCGGCCGAGGTCGCCAAGGTCGTGCTCGACGACGACAACCGCCGCATCGAGGTGGTGGTGCCCGACGACCAGCTGTCGCTGGCCATCGGCCGCCGCGGCCAGAATGTGCGCCTCGCCTCGATGCTGACCGGCTGGGACATCGACATCCTGACCGAACAGGAAGAGTCGGAGCGCCGGTCGGAGGAAATCCACAACCGCTCCGCCCTGTTCATGCAGGCCCTGGACGTTGACGACGTGATTGCCCACCTTCTGGTCGCCGAAGGCTTCACCTCCGTCGAGGAGATCGCCTTCGTCGAGACCGAGGAACTGGCCGAGATCGAAGGCTTCGACGAGTCGGTCGCCGACGAGCTGAAGCAGCGCGCCCTCGCCTTCCTGGAAGTGCAGGACGAGCAGGCCAACGAGCGTCGCCTGGAACTGGGCGTCGAGGACATCGTCGCCGAGCTGACCGGCTTCACCGCCACGCAGCTGGTGAAGCTGGGCGAGAACGGCGTGAAGACGCTGGACGACCTGGCCGATCTGGCCGGCGACGAGCTGGTCGAGATCCTGAGCAAGGACGGCGCCAAGGACGCTCCCACCGAAGAGGAAGCGAACGCGATCATCATGGCCGCGCGCGCCCACTGGTTCGAGGGTGAGGAACAGGACGGCGCCGCCACGGCCCCTGCGGCAGATGGCAGCGCCGGTGGTCAGGGCGCGCAGGCCTGACCGGCAGCAATGCCGGTTGGAACTGCGCCCGACAGGAACGATTATTCGGGACCGCGCGAGCGGATGACGATCGGATGACCGAACGGAACGACGAACGGACACCGACCGCCGCCGCGGATGCGGTGCCGGATCAGGAATTGGCACCGGATGACGGTGCCGGGACGGACCGCCTGCCGGCCGACGACGAGAAGGGGCCTCTGCGCCGCTGCATCGCGTCGGGTACGGTCGGGCCGAAAGAGGGCATGATCCGCTTCGTGATCGGCCCCGACGGCGAGGTGGTGCCGGACCTGGAGGAAAATCTGCCCGGCCGCGGCCTTTGGGTCACGGCCGACAGGGATGCCCTGGCGAAAGCCATGGGGAAATCCGTTTTTGCCAAGGCGGCCCGCCGGGCGGTGAAAGTACCGCCCGATCTGGCCGAAAGGCTGGAACGGCTGCTGGAACGGCGTTGTCTGCATGCGTTGGGCCTTGCCCGCCGTGCCGGCCACGTCCTGGCGGGATACGAGAAGGTGCGCGAGGCGTTGAGGGCCAACCAGGTCGGCCGTGCGGGTCCCCCGCCGGCCCTGCTGGTCGAAGCCGCGGACGGCTCGCTCGACCAACGCGGCAAGGTGACGGCGCTCGCGCCGTCGCTGCCGGTGATCGATCTGTTCGAGTCCTCGGCCTTGGCCGCGGCGCTGGGACGCGATCATGCGGTGCATGCCGTGGTGGCGCGAGGCAGGCTGGCCGCTGGGCTGGTCCGCGAAGCGGCACGCCTGAGGGGGCTGAAAGGTCCCCGGGGGCACCTGGACCTGAAAGGTCCCCAAGGGGACCGGGATGCGCACCAGGATTCTGATAAGGGCTTGGGAGTCGGCGATACGGCCGGCCGGCCTGCGATGTAACGTCTGACCATTCGGGAACCGATGACCGACAGCAACGACCAGGACCAGAAGAAAGTCTTGCACCTAACCGGCGCCAGCAAAGGAAAGCTGGAGTCGAAGAAGCCGGTCGAGACCCAGGTCCGGCAGAGCTTCTCCCATGGCCGGTCAAAAGCGGTGACCGTAGAGGTCAAGCGCAAGCGTCATGTTGAAAAGGGCGCCGTGCCCGGCGTCGCCGACGGCGGCGCCGCCGCGCGTCAAGCTGCCCAGGGCCTGCCCATGCGCGGTGCGCAGGGCCAACGGCCCCGCGGCGGCGGTGCCCCTGCCGGGCGCCAGCTGACCCGCGAGGAGCTGGAATCGCGCTTGCGTGCGCTTCGTGGCGCCGCTGCGTTCGAAGAGCAGCGCCGGATCGAGGCCGAGGAAGAAGCGGTCCGCGCCGAAGCGCGCGCCGCCGAGGCCGCCGCCCGCGCCGCCGAAGAGCCTGAAGCCGCTCCGGCCGCCCCCTCCGAAGCCGCCGCTCCGGCCGCCGCGGAAGCCCCGGCCCAGGCTGCGCCGGAAATGCCGCCGATCATTCTGGACGCCGAGACCTTGCGCCAGCGCGAGCTGGACGAGATGCGCGCCATCCAGGAAGCAGACCGCAAGGTCGCCGAAGAGGCCGAACGCCGCCGCAAGGAGGAAGAGGCCAAGCGCAAGGAAGCCGAGGACGCCAAGCGTCGCGACGCCGAACCGGCGCCCCGCCGCGATGGCGCCCGCGACGGTGCGGGCCGTGACGGCGCGCGTCCGGCCGGTGCCCGTCCGGCCGGCGACCAGCGCCCCGGTGGTGCCGCCGGCCGTCCCGCCGCCGATGCCGCTCCCGGCCGCACGCTGCCCGGTGCCGGTGCTCCGGCCCCCCGCGCCGTCGAGGAAGAGGACGACAACCGCCGCAAGGGCGGTCGTGGCGGCGCTCCGGCCAAGGCCGCTCCCGCCCGTCCCGCCGCCAAGGCTCCCGCCGGCGCCGACCGCCGCAAGGGCACCAAGCTGACCGTCTCGCAGGCGCTCAGCGACGACGGCGGCGACCGCACCCGGTCTCTGGCCGCCGTCCGCCGTGCCCGCGAACGTGAGCGCCTGCGGCAGATGAGCCGTCAGGAGACCGCGAAGGTCACCCGCGACGTCGTCCTGCCGGAGGTCATCACCGTCCAGGAGCTGGCCAACCGCATGGCCGAGCGTGGCGCCGACGTCATCAAGGCGCTGATGCGCATGGGCGTCATGGCGACCATCAACCAGACCATCGACGCCGACACCGCCGAGCTGGTCATCACCGAGTTCGGCCACCGCGTCCGCCGCGTGTCGGAGTCCGACGTCGAAATCGGCCTGCGTGCCACCGAGGAAGAGGGCGCCATCCTGGTGCCGCGTCCGCCGGTCGTCACCATCATGGGCCACGTCGACCACGGCAAGACCTCGCTGCTCGACGCGCTGCGCCAGACCGACGTGGTGTCGGGCGAGGCCGGCGGCATCACCCAGCACATCGGCGCCTATCAGGTGCAGCTGGAGTCGGGTTCGCGCATCACCTTCATCGACACGCCGGGTCACGCCGCCTTCACCGAGATGCGTGCCCGCGGCGCCAACGTCACCGACGTTGTCGTGCTGGTGGTCGCCGCGAACGACGGCGTCATGCCGCAGACGATCGAGGCCATCCGCCACGCCAAGGCGGCCAAGGTTCCGATCATCGTCGCCATCAACAAGTGCGACCTGCCGGACGCCCGTCCGGAGCGTGTCCGTCAGGAACTGCTCCAGCACGAGCTGGTGGTCGAGGAGATGGGCGGCGACGTGCTCGACGTCGAGGTGTCGGCCAAGGCGAAGCTGAACCTGCACAAGCTGGAAGAGGCCATCCTCCTCCAGGCCGAAATCCTGGAACTGCGGGCCAACCCCGAGCGCGCCGCCGAAGGCGTCGTCATCGAGGCGAAGCTGGAGCGTGGCCGTGGTTCGGTCGCCACCGTGCTGGTCCAGCGCGGTACGCTGAAGGTCGGCGACGTGTTCGTGACCGGCGCCGAATGGGGCCGCGTCCGCGCCCTCATCAACGACCGCGGCCAGAACGTCAACGAGGCGGCCCCGGCCGTCCCGGTCGAGGTCCTGGGCCTGAACGGCACGCCGATGGCCGGCGACGACTTCACCGTCGTCGAGTCCGAAGCCCGTGCCCGCGAGATCGCCGAGTTCCGCCAGCGCAAGAAGCGCGAAGCGGTGGTTGCGGCCTCCGCCCGCGGTTCGCTGCAGGACATGTTCAGCCGCATCCAGGCCGGCGAGGCCAAGGAACTGCCGGTCGTCATCAAGGGCGACGTGCAGGGCTCGATCGAAGCCATCGCCAGCTCGCTGGAGAAGCTCACGGCCGAGAACACCGAGGTCAAGGTCCGCGTTCTGCACAACTCGGTCGGTGCGATCAACGAGTCCGACATCACGCTGGCGAATGCGTCCAACGCGATGATCATCGGCTTCAACGTCCGCGCCAACCCGCAGGCCCGCGACCTCGCCAAGCGCGACGGCGTCGAAATCCGCTACTACTCGATCATCTACAACGTGATCGACGACGTGAAGGCGGCGCTGACCGGTCTCTTGTCTCCGACGCTGCGGGAACGCTTCATCGGCTACGCGACCATCCGCGAGGTGTTCAACATCACGAAGGTCGGCAAGGTCGCCGGTTGTATGGTCACGCAGGGCACCGTCAAGCGCGGCGCCGGCGTCCGCCTGCTGCGCGACAACGTCGTCATTCACGAAGGCACGCTCAAGACGCTCAAGCGCTTCAAGGACGAAGTCAAGGAAGTGCGCGAGGGTTACGAGTGCGGCATGGCCTTCGAGAACTACGACAACATCCAGGCCGGCGATCAGATCGAAGCCTTCGAGATCGAGGAAATCGCCCGCGAGCTGTAAGACCGACGATCCGCCCGGCCCCTTCCGGTGTTTTCACCGGAGCGGGCCGGGCGACCTTCTTCGCTTTGAAGGGCGCGGGATCAGTCCTGCGCCCTGTTCCTATATTGGGGTGATCGCCAACGCCCTGCTTCCGCCCGGCGGAGATGGCTGGGGTGGGAAACTGACGACGCCCATATGTGTGTGATCGGCCGGTGAGCTGAAGCAGCCCGGCAAGAGACATCGACGAAAGACACGTACCATGGCCAGCAAGAAGCGCGGCGCGTTCATCGCCGGCAAGCCCCCGTCCCAACGGCAACTGCGCGTCGGCGAGGAGGTGCGCCACGCCCTCGCCGACCTGTTCCGCCGCGGGGACTTCCACGATCCGGAGCTGGCCTCGCTGAACGTCACGGTCACCGAGGTGCGGATCAGCCCCGACCTGTCGAACGCCACTGTCTTCTATTCGACGCTGGGCGGCGAGCGGATGGAGGAGGCCCAGGTCGCCCTGAAGCGGGCGGCCGCCTTCCTGCGCGGGCAGGTCGCGCGCATGGTCAACCTGCGCCATGCCCCGACGCTGAGCTTCGAAGGCGACACCTCCTTCGACTACGCCCACCGCATCGACAGCATCCTGCACAGCCCGGAGGTCGCCCGCGACCTGAGCGGCCATCCGCTGGGTCGCGTCAACGGCGACGACGACCATGACGAGGATGAGGACGAGGACGACTCCTGGGATGAGGACGGCGACGATCTCGGCCCGGACGAGACGGACGAGGACGACGACCTCGACGAAGACGACCACGCCATGCTCGACGATGAGGACAAGGGCGAGGATAAGGGCGAGGGCGAAGGCGGGGACGAGAGCCGGGGCGGCCGTCGTGGCTCGTAAGCGCAAGGGTACGCCGATCCATGGCTGGATCGTGCTGGACAAGCCGGAAGGCATGACCTCCACCCAGGCGCTTTCGAAGGTGCGCCGCCTGCTGAACGCCGAGAAGGCCGGGCATGGCGGCACGCTGGACCCGCTGGCGACCGGTATCCTGCCGATCGCGCTGGGCGAGGCGACCAAGACCGTCTCCTATGCCATGGACGGCGCCAAGACCTACCGCTTCTCCATCCGCTGGGGCGAGCGCACCACCACCGACGACCGCGAAGGCGCGGTGATCGACCGCTCCGACCACCGGCCGACGACCGAGCAGATCCGCGCCGCCCTGCCCGCCTTCCTGGGCGAGATCCAGCAGGTGCCGCCGCAGTTCTGCGCCATCAAGATCGACGGCGAGCGTGCCTATGACATCGCGCGCGAAGGCGACGCGGTCGATCTGGCCGCCCGCACCGTGCGCATCGACCGCTTCGAACTGGTCGAGGAACCCGACGCCGACCATGCGGTGTTCGAGGTCGATTGCGGCAAGGGCACCTATGTCCGCTCGCTCGCCCGCGACCTGTCGGAAGCGCTTGGCACGGTCGGCCATGTCGGGCTTCTGCGCCGCTTGCGCGTCGGGTCCTTCACGCTGGACCGCGCGATTTCCCTGGACGAACTGGCCGCCATGGAGCAAGGTGCGGCCGTCGAACGACTTCTGTTGCCGATCGAGACCGCGCTGGACGACATCCCGGCGCTGGCCCTGACGGAAGCGGAAGCGCACCGACTGAGGCACGGCCAGACGGTCGCTCTCCTCACCCGGCAGGATCGTGAACGCCTGATGGCGGTTCAGGGTGCTGACGGTGGGGATGGCACCGTCATTGCGCTTTTCGGCGGAACGCCGGTTGCGTTGGCCCGTGTCGAGGGGGCGGAGGTCCGTCCGGTGCGCGTACTCAACCTCACGTGATTTAGGAGACCCCGATGTCGATTACGCCCGAGCGCAAGCAAGAGCTGATCAAGGAATTTTCCCGCGGCACCAACGACACCGGTTCGCCCGAGGTCCAGGTGTCGATCCTGACGGAGCGCATCAGCAACCTGACGGATCACCTGAAGGGCCACAAGAAGGACTTCCACTCCCGTCGTGGTCTGCTGGTGATGGTCGGTCAGCGCCGCCGTCTGCTCGACTACCTGAAGAAGAAGGATCAGTCGCGCTACGCCGCTCTGATCGAGCGTCTGGGCCTGCGCCGCTAATCAGGCGCGCTGTCCCGCTGACGGGTTCGGGTTCCCCTGGCCGGCCACCGGCCGGGGGTTTCCCGTCCAGTCCGGCGGACCATCGAAGCTGCCTTTTCCCTGTATCGTTCCGGAACACCTCATTGGTTATTGGCAATAGAAACTCGATCTTGAGCGTTTCGTGACGGACAGGCCGGCCCGATTATTCGGGGACCGGCCTTTTTTGCATCCACGACACTTCTATCTTGATTCGTTTAGTCCTGTTGTCGAACACCACATCTCCAGTTTTCTCGCGGGGTCCTACGACCGATGGCCCCGGCCTTGGGCGGCAATCCGGCCGTTGCAGGGTGTCGGATGGAAGGAAAGAATCCATGTTCACTGTTCATCGCAAAGAAATCGAATGGGGCGGGCGCAAGCTGGTCCTGGAAACGGGCAAGATCGCCCGTCAGGCCAACGGCGCGGTTCTGGTCACCTATGGTGACACCACCGTCCTGTGCACCGCCGTCGCCGCCAAGGCGCCGAAGCCGGGCGTCGATTTCTTCCCGCTGACCGTCAATTACCAGGAAAAGGCGTTCGCGGCCGGCAAGATCCCCGGCGGCTTCTTCAAGCGCGAAGGCCGTCCGACCGAGAAGGAAACGCTGGTCAGCCGCCTGATCGACCGTCCGATCCGTCCGCTGTTCGCCGATGGCTTCCGCAACGAGACGCAGGTCGTCTGCACCGTGCTGAGCCATGATCTGGAGAACGATCCGGACATCGTGGCGATGGTCGGCGCCTCGGCCGCCCTGACGATCTCCGGCATCCCGTTCCTGGGTCCGATCGGCGCCGCCCGCGTCGGCTACAAGAACGGCCAGTACATCCTGAACCCGACCATGGACGAGGTCGAGGACAGCGACCTGGATCTGGTCGTCGCCGGCACCGTCGAAGGCGTGCTGATGGTCGAATCGGAAGCCAAGGAGCTGACCGAAGAGGTCATGCTGGGCGCCGTCATGTTCGGCCACACCAACTTCCAGCCGGTGATCAACATGATCATCGACCTGGCCGAGGAAGCCGCCAAGGACCCGTGGGACCTGCCGGAGCCGGCCTATGACCGCAAGGCCCTGAAGGCCCGCCTGCGCGAGACCGTCGGGTCGGACGTCGAGGCCGCCTACACCGAGACGGTGAAGCAGAGCCGTTATGAGAAGGTCGGCGCCGCCAAGGCGAAGGCCCTCGAGACGCTGGCCGAGGAATTCGACGCCCAGTCGATCGGTTTCGAGTTCAAGGAGCTTGAGGCCGACATCCTGCGCGGCGCCGTCCTGAAGACCGGCCGCCGCATCGACGGCCGCGACACCAAGACCGTGCGCCCGATCGTGTCGGAAGTCGGCATCCTGCCGCGCGCCCACGGTTCGGCCCTGTTCACCCGCGGCGAAACCCAGGCGCTGGTCGTCACCACGCTGGGCACCAGCCAGGACGAGCAGATCATCGACGCGCTCGAAGGCGAGTACCGCGAGCACTTCATGCTGCACTACAACTTCCCCCCGTACTCGGTGGGTGAAGCCGGCCGCATGGGCAGCCCGGGCCGCCGCGAGATCGGCCACGGCAAGCTGGCGTGGCGCGCGATCCATCCGCTGCTGCCGAAGAAGGAAGATTTCCCCTACACGCTGCGCGTCGTGTCGGAAGTCACGGAGTCCA
The Azospirillum sp. TSA2s DNA segment above includes these coding regions:
- the rpsO gene encoding 30S ribosomal protein S15, which translates into the protein MSITPERKQELIKEFSRGTNDTGSPEVQVSILTERISNLTDHLKGHKKDFHSRRGLLVMVGQRRRLLDYLKKKDQSRYAALIERLGLRR
- the nusA gene encoding transcription termination factor NusA; the protein is MELLQVADAVAREKNIDRDEVLEAMEQAIQKAGRSKYGHEHDIRARIDRKTGDIHLTRHLEVVEAVENEATQVTLPYAQRRKPGAKIGDFLVDPLPPIDFGRIAAQTAKQVIVQKVRDAERKRQFNEYKDRNGEIVNGLVKRVEYGNVTVDLGRAEAILRRDELLPREHFKNGDRVRAYIFDVREEPRGPQIFLSRTHPMFMAKLFAQEVPEIYDGIIEIRAVARDPGSRAKIAVHSNDSSIDPVGACVGMRGSRVQAVVGELQGEKIDIIPWSGEAATFVVNALAPAEVAKVVLDDDNRRIEVVVPDDQLSLAIGRRGQNVRLASMLTGWDIDILTEQEESERRSEEIHNRSALFMQALDVDDVIAHLLVAEGFTSVEEIAFVETEELAEIEGFDESVADELKQRALAFLEVQDEQANERRLELGVEDIVAELTGFTATQLVKLGENGVKTLDDLADLAGDELVEILSKDGAKDAPTEEEANAIIMAARAHWFEGEEQDGAATAPAADGSAGGQGAQA
- the pnp gene encoding polyribonucleotide nucleotidyltransferase, translating into MFTVHRKEIEWGGRKLVLETGKIARQANGAVLVTYGDTTVLCTAVAAKAPKPGVDFFPLTVNYQEKAFAAGKIPGGFFKREGRPTEKETLVSRLIDRPIRPLFADGFRNETQVVCTVLSHDLENDPDIVAMVGASAALTISGIPFLGPIGAARVGYKNGQYILNPTMDEVEDSDLDLVVAGTVEGVLMVESEAKELTEEVMLGAVMFGHTNFQPVINMIIDLAEEAAKDPWDLPEPAYDRKALKARLRETVGSDVEAAYTETVKQSRYEKVGAAKAKALETLAEEFDAQSIGFEFKELEADILRGAVLKTGRRIDGRDTKTVRPIVSEVGILPRAHGSALFTRGETQALVVTTLGTSQDEQIIDALEGEYREHFMLHYNFPPYSVGEAGRMGSPGRREIGHGKLAWRAIHPLLPKKEDFPYTLRVVSEVTESNGSSSMATVCGTSLSLMDAGAPLARPVAGIAMGLIKEDSGFAVLSDILGDEDHLGDMDFKVAGTEVGVTALQMDIKITSITEEIMKIALGQAKDGRLHILGEMAKALTGAREGVNENAPRITVINIPKEKIRDVIGSGGKVIREIVEQTGAKIDIDDDGTVKVSAVDQKKSDAAIEWIKGIVAEPEMNVVYTGKVVKVVDFGAFVNFLGSRDGLVHISELAQQRVGKVSDVVSQGDSVKVKVIGFDDRGKVKLSMKQVDQTTGEDLTKKAE
- a CDS encoding RNA-binding protein encodes the protein MTERNDERTPTAAADAVPDQELAPDDGAGTDRLPADDEKGPLRRCIASGTVGPKEGMIRFVIGPDGEVVPDLEENLPGRGLWVTADRDALAKAMGKSVFAKAARRAVKVPPDLAERLERLLERRCLHALGLARRAGHVLAGYEKVREALRANQVGRAGPPPALLVEAADGSLDQRGKVTALAPSLPVIDLFESSALAAALGRDHAVHAVVARGRLAAGLVREAARLRGLKGPRGHLDLKGPQGDRDAHQDSDKGLGVGDTAGRPAM
- the rimP gene encoding ribosome maturation factor RimP; this translates as MDATGRIEQIITPSVEAMGYEVVRVQISGGQRAILQIMAERADGAPMTVEDCADISRSVSALLDVEDPIREAYTLEVSSPGIDRPLTRLKDFERFAGFEARLESRMAIDGRKRFKGMLKGVEDGLVCIDTEQGAARLEFDNILRAKLVLTDELIRASQEQQEGLQN
- the truB gene encoding tRNA pseudouridine(55) synthase TruB, producing the protein MARKRKGTPIHGWIVLDKPEGMTSTQALSKVRRLLNAEKAGHGGTLDPLATGILPIALGEATKTVSYAMDGAKTYRFSIRWGERTTTDDREGAVIDRSDHRPTTEQIRAALPAFLGEIQQVPPQFCAIKIDGERAYDIAREGDAVDLAARTVRIDRFELVEEPDADHAVFEVDCGKGTYVRSLARDLSEALGTVGHVGLLRRLRVGSFTLDRAISLDELAAMEQGAAVERLLLPIETALDDIPALALTEAEAHRLRHGQTVALLTRQDRERLMAVQGADGGDGTVIALFGGTPVALARVEGAEVRPVRVLNLT
- the infB gene encoding translation initiation factor IF-2 → MTDSNDQDQKKVLHLTGASKGKLESKKPVETQVRQSFSHGRSKAVTVEVKRKRHVEKGAVPGVADGGAAARQAAQGLPMRGAQGQRPRGGGAPAGRQLTREELESRLRALRGAAAFEEQRRIEAEEEAVRAEARAAEAAARAAEEPEAAPAAPSEAAAPAAAEAPAQAAPEMPPIILDAETLRQRELDEMRAIQEADRKVAEEAERRRKEEEAKRKEAEDAKRRDAEPAPRRDGARDGAGRDGARPAGARPAGDQRPGGAAGRPAADAAPGRTLPGAGAPAPRAVEEEDDNRRKGGRGGAPAKAAPARPAAKAPAGADRRKGTKLTVSQALSDDGGDRTRSLAAVRRARERERLRQMSRQETAKVTRDVVLPEVITVQELANRMAERGADVIKALMRMGVMATINQTIDADTAELVITEFGHRVRRVSESDVEIGLRATEEEGAILVPRPPVVTIMGHVDHGKTSLLDALRQTDVVSGEAGGITQHIGAYQVQLESGSRITFIDTPGHAAFTEMRARGANVTDVVVLVVAANDGVMPQTIEAIRHAKAAKVPIIVAINKCDLPDARPERVRQELLQHELVVEEMGGDVLDVEVSAKAKLNLHKLEEAILLQAEILELRANPERAAEGVVIEAKLERGRGSVATVLVQRGTLKVGDVFVTGAEWGRVRALINDRGQNVNEAAPAVPVEVLGLNGTPMAGDDFTVVESEARAREIAEFRQRKKREAVVAASARGSLQDMFSRIQAGEAKELPVVIKGDVQGSIEAIASSLEKLTAENTEVKVRVLHNSVGAINESDITLANASNAMIIGFNVRANPQARDLAKRDGVEIRYYSIIYNVIDDVKAALTGLLSPTLRERFIGYATIREVFNITKVGKVAGCMVTQGTVKRGAGVRLLRDNVVIHEGTLKTLKRFKDEVKEVREGYECGMAFENYDNIQAGDQIEAFEIEEIAREL